Proteins from a genomic interval of Capsicum annuum cultivar UCD-10X-F1 chromosome 4, UCD10Xv1.1, whole genome shotgun sequence:
- the LOC107868354 gene encoding protein NUCLEAR FUSION DEFECTIVE 6, mitochondrial isoform X1, which translates to MATHAARSFLRSAATSGRSAVTSGRSAATKIASGAKPKSSPFRIPAQKPPNARIFRSPVEMSCVRVESMFPYHTATASALLTSMLSATPRSYGWTLEGADQNLRKKSEAS; encoded by the exons ATGGCCACTCACGCCGCCAGGTCCTTCCTCCGCTCCGCCGCCACCTCCGGCCGCTCCGCCGTCACCTCCGGCCGCTCCGCTGCCACCAAAATTGCCTCCGGCGCCAAGCCAAAATCCTCTCCCTTTCGTATTCCAGCTCAAAAGCCACCCAATGCTcgcattttcag gTCTCCTGTAGAAATGAGTTGTGTTAGAGTGGAATCTATGTTTCCTTATCATACTGCCACTGCCTCGGCGCTACTGACTTCAATGCTCTCTGCTACTCCTCGGAGCTATGGTTGGACGCTTGAAG GAGCAGATCAAAATTTGCGGAAAAAATCTGAAGCAAGCTAG
- the LOC107868354 gene encoding protein NUCLEAR FUSION DEFECTIVE 6, mitochondrial isoform X2: protein MATHAARSFLRSAATSGRSAVTSGRSAATKIASGAKPKSSPFRIPAQKPPNARIFRSPVEMSCVRVESMFPYHTATASALLTSMLSATPRSYGWTLEDCNDDL, encoded by the exons ATGGCCACTCACGCCGCCAGGTCCTTCCTCCGCTCCGCCGCCACCTCCGGCCGCTCCGCCGTCACCTCCGGCCGCTCCGCTGCCACCAAAATTGCCTCCGGCGCCAAGCCAAAATCCTCTCCCTTTCGTATTCCAGCTCAAAAGCCACCCAATGCTcgcattttcag gTCTCCTGTAGAAATGAGTTGTGTTAGAGTGGAATCTATGTTTCCTTATCATACTGCCACTGCCTCGGCGCTACTGACTTCAATGCTCTCTGCTACTCCTCGGAGCTATGGTTGGACGCTTGAAG ATTGCAATGATGATTTATGA
- the LOC107868354 gene encoding protein NUCLEAR FUSION DEFECTIVE 6, mitochondrial isoform X4 — MATHAARSFLRSAATSGRSAVTSGRSAATKIASGAKPKSSPFRIPAQKPPNARIFRSPVEMSCVRVESMFPYHTATASALLTSMLSATPRSYGWTLEDG; from the exons ATGGCCACTCACGCCGCCAGGTCCTTCCTCCGCTCCGCCGCCACCTCCGGCCGCTCCGCCGTCACCTCCGGCCGCTCCGCTGCCACCAAAATTGCCTCCGGCGCCAAGCCAAAATCCTCTCCCTTTCGTATTCCAGCTCAAAAGCCACCCAATGCTcgcattttcag gTCTCCTGTAGAAATGAGTTGTGTTAGAGTGGAATCTATGTTTCCTTATCATACTGCCACTGCCTCGGCGCTACTGACTTCAATGCTCTCTGCTACTCCTCGGAGCTATGGTTGGACGCTTGAAG ATGGATGA
- the LOC107868354 gene encoding protein NUCLEAR FUSION DEFECTIVE 6, mitochondrial isoform X3, which yields MATHAARSFLRSAATSGRSAVTSGRSAATKIASGAKPKSSPFRIPAQKPPNARIFRSPVEMSCVRVESMFPYHTATASALLTSMLSATPRSYGWTLEDCNDDA from the exons ATGGCCACTCACGCCGCCAGGTCCTTCCTCCGCTCCGCCGCCACCTCCGGCCGCTCCGCCGTCACCTCCGGCCGCTCCGCTGCCACCAAAATTGCCTCCGGCGCCAAGCCAAAATCCTCTCCCTTTCGTATTCCAGCTCAAAAGCCACCCAATGCTcgcattttcag gTCTCCTGTAGAAATGAGTTGTGTTAGAGTGGAATCTATGTTTCCTTATCATACTGCCACTGCCTCGGCGCTACTGACTTCAATGCTCTCTGCTACTCCTCGGAGCTATGGTTGGACGCTTGAAG ATTGCAATGATGATGCATGA
- the LOC107868354 gene encoding protein NUCLEAR FUSION DEFECTIVE 6, mitochondrial isoform X5 → MATHAARSFLRSAATSGRSAVTSGRSAATKIASGAKPKSSPFRIPAQKPPNARIFRSPVEMSCVRVESMFPYHTATASALLTSMLSATPRSYGWTLEGL, encoded by the exons ATGGCCACTCACGCCGCCAGGTCCTTCCTCCGCTCCGCCGCCACCTCCGGCCGCTCCGCCGTCACCTCCGGCCGCTCCGCTGCCACCAAAATTGCCTCCGGCGCCAAGCCAAAATCCTCTCCCTTTCGTATTCCAGCTCAAAAGCCACCCAATGCTcgcattttcag gTCTCCTGTAGAAATGAGTTGTGTTAGAGTGGAATCTATGTTTCCTTATCATACTGCCACTGCCTCGGCGCTACTGACTTCAATGCTCTCTGCTACTCCTCGGAGCTATGGTTGGACGCTTGAAG GGCTGTGA